The window GGCCAGATCGGCGTAGTCGGTGGCCAGGGCGCCGGCGTCGGGGCTGCCCAGCACGAACTGGGTGCCGCTGCGCGCCAGGGTGCCGGGGACGAGACTCTGGGCAAGGTGCGCGGCCAGGGTGCCCTCGCCAGCGCCCACCAGGCCGTAGGGCCCGTCTTCCGGGCGGTCAGGGCCCGCGTAGGCACCGGGCAGGGTTTCAAGCAGGGTCAGGAGGTGGGTGCTCATAGGGTTCAGGGTAGCTCAGTGGGGGCCCGGCAGGCGGCTGGGCGGGGCCCAAAAAGCCCCTGCCAGACGGCCCTGCGCGCCTTCACCTCCGCTTAACCTTGCATGCTAGAATCCGGCGCGTGCGCTTCTGGACGGCCCCTGTGAGGGCAAAACACATCACCCCGCCGAAGTGGCAGGGTGAGGGGGGTGGCGCGCTCGACTGGACTCGAACCAGTGACCTTTGGCTCCGGAGGCCAACGCTCTATCCACCTGAGCTACGAGCGCAAAGCTCCGGTACCCTAGCACTTCGTATGAAGGAGATCAAGTGAACAAGAAGAAACTCGTGAACGTCCTGATGGGCGTTCTGGCCCTGCTGCTGATCGTGGGCATGGCCTATCAGTTCACGCCCAACCTGGGCGACCTGTTCGGGCGCAAGCAGGAAGGCACCCCCGCCCTGACGGTCAACGGCACCACCGTAACGGTGGAGGACCTGGAAGCGGTGCGCCGCAGCAACCCAGTTCTGAGCAGCACCGACACCGGCCTGCTGGCCGACGACTTCAAGACCTACGTGGTGGCCCAGAAGGTCGAGCAGACCCTGGTGACCAACGCCGTGAAGGACATCAAGGTCAGCCGCAATGACGTGAACGCCAAGGTCAAGGAAGTGCGCGAGGCCAACGACCTGACCGACAACAAGAAATGGACCGACGCGCTGCAGGGCGCGGGCCTGACCGACGCCACCTACCGCGAGCAGGTGCGCCAGAGTCTTGCCATTGAGCGCAAGGTGGACGAACTGAAAAAGGCCGTGCCCGCGCCCACCGAGGCCGAACTGCGCGCCTACTACGACCTGAACCCCGAGCGCTTCCAGACCGACGCCCGCATTCAGGGCCGCCAGATCGTGGTGGCCGACAAGGCCAAGGCGCAGGACCTGCTGAAGCAGCTGCAGGGCGGCGCCGACTTCGCTGCGCTGGCGGGCGCGAACAGCACCGAGTTCAAGGACCGGGGCGGCGCCCTGGGCCCCGTCGAGAATGGCGTGCCCCGGCCAGTGGCGCAGGTGGCCCTGCCCAGCGAGGTGGGCGCGGCGGCCTTTGCCCTCACGGAAGGCGGCCTGACCGACGTGGTGGAAAGCGGCGGCAAGTTCTACATCGTGAAGGTGGAAAAGTACCTGCCCCCCGCCCCCAAGCCCTTCGAGGACGCCAAGAGCGACCTGACGACCGCCGTGACCGAGCAGAAGCAGAACGCCGCCCTGGAAGCCTGGGTGCGCGACCTGAAAAAAGACCTGAAGGTCGAGTACAAGGACATCAACTGGAAGACGGAAAACCCCACCGTCGCCAGCGTGGCCGGCCAGGACATTCCCTACTCGGATCTGGTGGGGCAGGTGGTGAACAACCAGCAGTTCGCGGGTCTGCTGCAGCAGGTGCCGGCTGAACAGGCCGCCGGTCTGGTGAACGGCATTCTGAAGCCCCAGACGGTGCAGCAGCTGATTCAGGCCTACGCGGCCCCCACGATTGCCGAGCGCCTGAAGCTGAACCTGACTGGCACACGCCAGGAACTGGCGGCGGCCCTGGCGGCCTACGGTGGGCGCAACGTCAAGGTGAGCGCCGCCGACATTTCGGCCTTTTACGCCCAGAACAAGGCGCAGTATGAGAACCCCGCCAGCGCGGCGGTGGCCGAGGCCAACTTCAAGGATCAGGCGGGGGCCGTGGCCTTCCGCAACAGCTTCTCGGGTGGCAACTTTGTGACGGCGGCCAGCAAGGCGGGCGGCACCGTCAGCGAGCGCGGCACCGTGACCGCCGGCGACGGCGCCCTCAGCGAGGAACTGAACGCGGCCGTGTTCACCGCCAAGAGCCTGAAAGACGCGGGCGAAGGCAGCCTGAGCGACGTGGTGAAGGTGGGCGAGCGCTTCGTGGTGCTGTATGTCACCGATCTGAAGCCCGCCACCACCCAGCCCCTGAGTGCCGTGCGCGATGAAATCGAGGCGCAGGTGCTGGCCCAGAAGAAGAGCGAGGCCGGCCAGAAGTTCCTGGAGACCCAGGTGGCCACCCTGAAGCCCACGGACAACCTGAAGGCCGTGCTGGCCGCTCAGGAAAAGCGCGTGGCCGCCCAGACCCCCAAGGCCCCCGCCAAGACCGACACCCCGAAGAGCGATACCTCCACGCCGGACACCCCGGCCCAGGAAGGCACCGGCCAGGGGGACACCGGCACCCCCGCCGAAGGCACCAGCGACCGCTAACCTTTAGCCCACAGCACCGCCGCCCCGTGAATGTGGGGCGGCGGTTTCGTTGTGTCCTGCTGGCCTGGGTTACTTCGCCACCGCGCGCAGCAGTTCGCGGGCGCGTTGCAGGTGCTGTTGCAGCGCGGGCAGGCTGGAGGCGGCGTGGGCGCGCAGGCCCGCGTGGGTGCCCGCCTTGCTGTAGGTGGTAAACAGATTGACCGCCTGCTCGTGCGCCGAGACCTGGGCGGCCAGAAAAGCCCGGTCAAAGGCGTCGCCCTGCTGCACCTGCAGCGCGCGGTACTGCACCTCGCGGGGGGTGTCCAGCGCTGTGGGCAGGCGCTGCAGCAGGGGCGCGGCCAGTGGCGTCAGGCGGCGGGTGGCAGCGGTGTGGTCCTGAATCAGCCGCTGGGCAAAGGCCTTGACCTCTGGGCGCGCGCTGCGGCCGGCGGCCAGCCCCGAGGTGCGAATTTCGAACTGGTCGCTCAGGGCGGCCTGGGTGGCAAAACAGGCGTCGGTGGTGCGGGCGGCGGTGCTGGTATTTGCCCCGCTGCCGGTCCCGGTGGCCGCGCTGCCGCTCGGGGTGCTGGTCCCCCGGCCACCGGTGCCCTGGCTCCCCTGGGTCTGGCTGCCGCTGCCGGCGCTGCCTGAACCCTGGCCCCCGGAACCTTGTCCCCCAGCCCCCGAATTGCCGCTGCCCTGGCCGCTGCCCGAGCTGCCACTGCCAGTTGCCCCAGTGCCAGCCGAGCCGGCGCTCGATGAGCCCGTGCCTGTCCCGGTGCCTGCCGTGCTGGCGCTGCCGCCAGTCTGCCCGGCGCCCGTGGTACTGGTGCCCGCGCCACTGGTCCCACCTGAACCCGACGCCGTGCCGCTACGGGTGCCGCCTGTGCCGGCCGCCGCGCCCGTCGTCGTTCCGGGGGCCGGTCTGGCGCCAGCGGCGGCCACCAGACCGCACAGCGCGCTGGGTGAGGGGCTGGGCACGAGAACAGTGGTCGGGGGCGTACTGGTGCTCTGGGAGGTGGTGCTCTGGGCCGGGGGGCTCTGCGTGGGCGTGCTCTGGGCAGCGGCGCCCAGCAGCAGGGTCGGAAGCAGCAGGAGGGATCGAAGGACAGTCATGGCGTCTCCTTTGATGGTCCGGGTGCCAGGGCCCGCTGGCCCCCAGGGCGCGCCGGGATCGTCCCCAGCTTCGGAGAGTGGCCTGCGGGGGCGGTGAAGGGGCCATGCAGCGCCCGGGGGCCCGGGTGCGTGCCCACGCCTGGGTTGGGTCAATGGGCGTTGGGGCCTCCCTCATGAACCGGGCAGCCCTGGGGGCCGTTGCGTCTCCCGCCATGCACTAGAATCGGCCGGTTATGCCGCGCGTGTTTTCTGGAATTCAGCCGACGGGTGAGCCGCACATCGGGAACTACTTCGGGGCCATGCGCAACTATGTGGCGCTGGGCGAGCAGTACGGAAAAAACTCGATTTACTGCGTGGTGGATCTGCACGCGCCCACCAACCCGGCGGCCTTTGATCCGGCGCTGCTCTCTCAGCGCACCCTGGACATGGCGGTGGCGAACTTCGCGGCGGGCCTGGACCCCGAGAAGGTGATTTTCTTCGTGCAGTCGCATGTGCGCGAGCACGCCGAACTGGGCTGGCTGTTTACCCTGCTGACCCCGGTGGGCGAGCTGGAGCGCATGACCCAGTACAAGGACAAGGCCCAGAAACTGGAAAGCACCCCGGCCGGCCTGCTGATGTACCCGGTGCTGCAGGCCGCTGACATCCTGCTCTACAAGGCCGACACCGTACCCGTGGGCGAGGATCAGGTGCAGCACATTGAGCTGACCCGTGAGATTGCGCGCAAGTTCAACCACGCGTTTGGCGAAACCTTTCCCGAACCCAAGGCGGTGCTGGCCGAGGGCGCCCTGCGCATTCCCGGCGTGGACGGCCAGGGCAAGATGAGCAAAAGCAAGGGCGAGGCCAGCACCCTGGGCATTCTGGAGCCGCTGGATTCGATCTGGCAGAAGCTGCGCGTGGCCCCCACCGACCCCGCCCGCGTGCGCCGCACCGACCCTGGCGACCCCGACAAGTGCCTGGTAGGCGACTACCACAAGCTCTTCAGCGACGCCGACACGCTGGCCGAGGTCTACGTGGGCTGCCGCACGGCGGGCATTGGCTGCGTGGACTGCAAGAAGAAGCTGATGGCGAACATCACGGGGCACCTGACCCCCATTCAGGAGCGCGCCGCCGTGCTGAAGGCCGACCCCGACTACGTGCGCGACGCCCTGGTGCAGGGCGCCAAGGAAGCGCGCGCCATTGCCCAGCCGGTGATGGACGAGGCGCGGGCCAGGGTCGGCTTCCTGCACCTTTAAGCTGGCCTCCCTGTGACGGCGACCCTGGCCCCGGCCGCTCCCCCCGCACCGCCCCAGGCAGGGGCGGCCAGCTTTGTGGCCGCGCTGCCCGGGTTCACGGGCACGCTGGGCGAACTGGCAGCGGCCCTGCGCGCCGGGCGCGTGTCTCCGGCCGAGGTGCCGCTGCTGGCCCTCACCCGCGAGGTGCTGGCCTGGGCCGGGCAGGTGACGGGCGCGGGCCCCACTGGCCT of the Deinococcus aquaedulcis genome contains:
- a CDS encoding peptidyl-prolyl cis-trans isomerase, yielding MNKKKLVNVLMGVLALLLIVGMAYQFTPNLGDLFGRKQEGTPALTVNGTTVTVEDLEAVRRSNPVLSSTDTGLLADDFKTYVVAQKVEQTLVTNAVKDIKVSRNDVNAKVKEVREANDLTDNKKWTDALQGAGLTDATYREQVRQSLAIERKVDELKKAVPAPTEAELRAYYDLNPERFQTDARIQGRQIVVADKAKAQDLLKQLQGGADFAALAGANSTEFKDRGGALGPVENGVPRPVAQVALPSEVGAAAFALTEGGLTDVVESGGKFYIVKVEKYLPPAPKPFEDAKSDLTTAVTEQKQNAALEAWVRDLKKDLKVEYKDINWKTENPTVASVAGQDIPYSDLVGQVVNNQQFAGLLQQVPAEQAAGLVNGILKPQTVQQLIQAYAAPTIAERLKLNLTGTRQELAAALAAYGGRNVKVSAADISAFYAQNKAQYENPASAAVAEANFKDQAGAVAFRNSFSGGNFVTAASKAGGTVSERGTVTAGDGALSEELNAAVFTAKSLKDAGEGSLSDVVKVGERFVVLYVTDLKPATTQPLSAVRDEIEAQVLAQKKSEAGQKFLETQVATLKPTDNLKAVLAAQEKRVAAQTPKAPAKTDTPKSDTSTPDTPAQEGTGQGDTGTPAEGTSDR
- a CDS encoding DUF4142 domain-containing protein; the protein is MTVLRSLLLLPTLLLGAAAQSTPTQSPPAQSTTSQSTSTPPTTVLVPSPSPSALCGLVAAAGARPAPGTTTGAAAGTGGTRSGTASGSGGTSGAGTSTTGAGQTGGSASTAGTGTGTGSSSAGSAGTGATGSGSSGSGQGSGNSGAGGQGSGGQGSGSAGSGSQTQGSQGTGGRGTSTPSGSAATGTGSGANTSTAARTTDACFATQAALSDQFEIRTSGLAAGRSARPEVKAFAQRLIQDHTAATRRLTPLAAPLLQRLPTALDTPREVQYRALQVQQGDAFDRAFLAAQVSAHEQAVNLFTTYSKAGTHAGLRAHAASSLPALQQHLQRARELLRAVAK
- the trpS gene encoding tryptophan--tRNA ligase produces the protein MPRVFSGIQPTGEPHIGNYFGAMRNYVALGEQYGKNSIYCVVDLHAPTNPAAFDPALLSQRTLDMAVANFAAGLDPEKVIFFVQSHVREHAELGWLFTLLTPVGELERMTQYKDKAQKLESTPAGLLMYPVLQAADILLYKADTVPVGEDQVQHIELTREIARKFNHAFGETFPEPKAVLAEGALRIPGVDGQGKMSKSKGEASTLGILEPLDSIWQKLRVAPTDPARVRRTDPGDPDKCLVGDYHKLFSDADTLAEVYVGCRTAGIGCVDCKKKLMANITGHLTPIQERAAVLKADPDYVRDALVQGAKEARAIAQPVMDEARARVGFLHL